CGTCGTTGCGGTTATCCAGCTTACACAAGATTTGGGAAAGCAAGTCGATAATCTGCTTGTTTTGGGCGACAACCACATTTTGGTCCTGGGCGATGTTCTTTAGCAGAACCAGATTTTGGTTCAACTCGCCCAGTACATATTTTATAATTTTTTCCGGAGAAGCCATAGCGTACCTCCTTGGGTATGATTTAGGGCTTTCTTTTTTTGAGGAATCACTGATGTAATGAGTCTGCCGGACTGGTGAGAGATTTTCTGTTGGGAAGAAGGTAAAACCGAAAGAATAGTTAGGCTATTTCAAGGTTTTACTGACGCAGCCCAACAGGAAAAATCCACCAAGACGTGCAGGGCGAATAAATCAATGGTTCCTTCGTACTATATATGATATGCACGATCGGACCAAATAGTTCCGGAAAATGGGGTGAGGGAGGTTGCTTGTATTTAGCCGGGGGCTCGTGCTACAATAATCTCGGAGAGGGCTCTAGTGCAGTAACCAGCTCATATGCCGCCAAATGACTTGTCTGAATTTCCGTCTGCTGCCTTGTCGTCAATCGGCATAGGACCCCGCTATGCCTCATTCCTCCGCCTTGCAGGCTGAAAATTCATCCTGCGTCCTTTAGCGGCATATGAACTTGTCACTACACTTGAAAGGAGATTGTATGAGCATATTTCACGCATGCGATATTCGCGGTATTGCGGATACCGAGCTTACGGAAGCTGTGGCGCGCAAGATTGCCAGGGCTGTGGGGGTTAAATTGACCGGGCGAAGAGTTGTGGTAGGCGGCGATGTGCGGCTGTCTACGCCACGGCTGCAGACGATCATGGTAGAAGAACTGGCTGTTGCGGGTTGCGAAGTCATGGATATAGGCACGGTAGCCACGCCTGTTTTCTATTTTGCGTTAAAAAATATGGACGCCTTTGGCGGTGTTATGGTCACGGCGTCGCACAATCCGGCTCCCTATAACGGCTTTAAGCTGGTGCTCGGGCCTCAGCCGGTTACGGAAGCGGATATCCGGGAAATTGAGCGTCTGGTCAATGATGGCGCGGGCGTCCGGGGCAAAGGCTCTGTGACGAAGGTGAACATTATTGATCGGTACATAGAATATACGGCCGGCAGAGCCCGGCAAAACGGAATGAAGGTTGTGCTGGATGCCGGCAATGGCGCTACGGCTGCTATTGTTCCCCGGCTGTTTCGCACACTAGGTTATCAAGTGGAGGAGCTTTTTTGCCAGCCCGACGGGAGCTTCCCCAACCGGTCGCCCAATCCGGCGCTGGCGGAAAACCTGGCAGCTCTCGGTGCTAAGGTCTGCGAGGTCGGCGCTCAAATCGGCGTGGCTTTTGACGGCGATGGTGACCGGGTGGCGTTTGTTGATGAAAATGGACGGGCTGTGGATAATGACGATATCATGGTGTTGATTGCCCGCTACTATCTGGAGCAGCAGCCGGGGACGATCATTTACGACGCCAAATGCTCGATGGTCGTACCGGAGGAGGTGGCCAAAGCCGGTGGCAAAGCCGTTATGGCCCGCGCCGGCCACACGTTCAGCAAAGCGGCGTTCCTCCGGGAAAAGGCGTTGTTTGCCGGCGAGATCAGCGGCCATTTCTTCTTTTCCGAAATGGGCTATGACGACGGCATGTTTGCCGGGTTGAAGGTTTGTGAATTTGTGGCTGAACATGGCTCGCTGGCGGCATTGATTGACGCTATTCCCAACTACAGCCTGACGCCGGACATCCGGGTTCGCTACACCGGGACGGACAAGGCGGAGATTCTGGCCGGTGTGGCCGAACGGCTGGCAGCATACCTGCCTAACCTGATTGACGGTGTGCGGGTGGAATTCGCCGATGGCTGGGGCATGATCCGGGCCTCGGTTACCGAACCTTTATTTACCCTGCGCTTTGAGGCTAAGACGCCGGCGCGGCTGCGGGAGATTATGGACCTGGTGGTTACCGCGTTGCCGGCAAACTTACAGACGCCGGTCAGTGAAGCGATAAACCGGCTGCAAGGCGAGTAATTAATGATTTTTTAGGAAGCAAGAGGAGCTTTTTTATGCAAGTGCATGTATTGGCAAGTGGGAGTAAGGGCAATGCAACCCTGCTGCAAGGCAAAGATGCAAATATTTTAATTGACGCCGGCATCAGCACCCGGCGGATTAAACAGGAACTGGCCAAGCTAGGCACCGGACTGGAAGCACTTGACGGCATTTTGCTTACCCATGAGCACCGGGATCATATTGCCGGCTTGACGACGCTGACAAAACGGTACCGTTTGCCCGTGTATACCCGTCCGGACACCTGGCTGTCCATGACCCTAAAAGACACCATACCACCGGAATGCTGCCGGGATTTAAACAACAGCCTGGACCTTGGCAGCCTGAAAATCGAGCCCTTTGCCATTTCCCACGATGCGGCTGATCCGGTAGGCTTTAATTTCTTTGAAGACGCCTGCAAATGCAGTGTGGTGACCGACCTGGGTTTCGTTACCGATTCGGTGAAAAGGGCGTTGTCGTTGTCCGACATTATGGTATTGGAAGCCAACCATGACCTTGACATGTTGAAAAACGGTTCTTATCCGTGGTCGTTAAAGCAGCGCATCATGAGTAACCGGGGCCATTTGTCCAATATGGATGCAGGCTGGACTTTAGCCCGTTTGGATAGAAAAAACCGGACCGATGTCTTTCTGGCCCATTTGAGTCAGGAGAATAACCGGCCCGACATTGCGAAAAATACAGTCAGCAGTATACTGGCAGAGCAGGGTTGTGAGGTTGGCGAAGATGTCCGTCTCTATCTTACCTATCCGGATCGCTGCGCCAGTATGGATGAATGATAAGGGGGCTTTTGCTATGGCACAGTATAAAAGGATTACTTCTTATATTATTGTTGCTGTCATTGCCGCGTTGCTGGGCGGCGGCTTTGTCTGGGGTTACAGCAATAAGCTGGCTAAAAATACGCCGCAGGGCTCTGGCGGCAGTTCCGCCAATCTGGCTCAACTGCCATCCAACGGAGCTTCGATATCTGATGCCCGTAACACAGCGGTGGTTCGGGCCGCCCAGCAGGTAGGCCCGGCTGTGGTAGGGATCACCAATAAGGCTTATGCTAATGATTCTCGGGAAGGGAAAGTGCTGGTGGAACAGGGAACCGGTTCGGGTGTGATTTTTGATGCCCAAGGGCATATTGCCACCAATTATCATGTAGTGCAGGAGGCCCAGGAAATCTCGGTATCGCTTTCTGACGGGCGGGTGGTAGACGGCAAAGTGCTGGGAACCGATCCGGCCACCGACCTGGCGGTTGTCAAAATTGACGCTGATAATCTGCCTGCTGCCACACTAGGTGATTCGGACAGCCTCTTGGTCGGCGAGCCGGCCATTGCTATTGGCAACCCACTGGGACTGGAGTTTAAAGGCAGCGTGACGGCCGGGGTAATCAGTGCGCTTAATCGTTCCATTGAAATCGGTGATCGGAAATTTAAGCTGATTCAGACCGATGCCGCCATTAACCCGGGCAATTCCGGCGGAGCCTTGGTCAATGCCGACGGGTTGGTCGTGGGGATTAACAGTGCCAAAATCGCCGTAGCCGGTGTCGAAGGCATCGGATTCTCCAT
The sequence above is drawn from the Propionispora vibrioides genome and encodes:
- a CDS encoding S1C family serine protease — encoded protein: MAQYKRITSYIIVAVIAALLGGGFVWGYSNKLAKNTPQGSGGSSANLAQLPSNGASISDARNTAVVRAAQQVGPAVVGITNKAYANDSREGKVLVEQGTGSGVIFDAQGHIATNYHVVQEAQEISVSLSDGRVVDGKVLGTDPATDLAVVKIDADNLPAATLGDSDSLLVGEPAIAIGNPLGLEFKGSVTAGVISALNRSIEIGDRKFKLIQTDAAINPGNSGGALVNADGLVVGINSAKIAVAGVEGIGFSIPINTARPILQSLIEKGKVIRPYLGIGVWDKNSAAQYGYSLNIDKGVYVAKLYKNGAAAKAGIKQGDVILKVAGTDTNTVADLRSVTDAQAVGSSVEVVIQRNDKTMTVTVTLEEMPEQQ
- a CDS encoding phosphomannomutase/phosphoglucomutase; translated protein: MSIFHACDIRGIADTELTEAVARKIARAVGVKLTGRRVVVGGDVRLSTPRLQTIMVEELAVAGCEVMDIGTVATPVFYFALKNMDAFGGVMVTASHNPAPYNGFKLVLGPQPVTEADIREIERLVNDGAGVRGKGSVTKVNIIDRYIEYTAGRARQNGMKVVLDAGNGATAAIVPRLFRTLGYQVEELFCQPDGSFPNRSPNPALAENLAALGAKVCEVGAQIGVAFDGDGDRVAFVDENGRAVDNDDIMVLIARYYLEQQPGTIIYDAKCSMVVPEEVAKAGGKAVMARAGHTFSKAAFLREKALFAGEISGHFFFSEMGYDDGMFAGLKVCEFVAEHGSLAALIDAIPNYSLTPDIRVRYTGTDKAEILAGVAERLAAYLPNLIDGVRVEFADGWGMIRASVTEPLFTLRFEAKTPARLREIMDLVVTALPANLQTPVSEAINRLQGE
- a CDS encoding MBL fold metallo-hydrolase, which gives rise to MQVHVLASGSKGNATLLQGKDANILIDAGISTRRIKQELAKLGTGLEALDGILLTHEHRDHIAGLTTLTKRYRLPVYTRPDTWLSMTLKDTIPPECCRDLNNSLDLGSLKIEPFAISHDAADPVGFNFFEDACKCSVVTDLGFVTDSVKRALSLSDIMVLEANHDLDMLKNGSYPWSLKQRIMSNRGHLSNMDAGWTLARLDRKNRTDVFLAHLSQENNRPDIAKNTVSSILAEQGCEVGEDVRLYLTYPDRCASMDE